From Solibaculum mannosilyticum:
GGCTTTTGCCAATCAAAAGGCGCAGAGCGAAACGTTGGTTTTGTTCTGCGCCTTTTTTGTTTGCAGAGAGGGGCGGCCATTTCGGATCATTTTCTGGTAAAAACAACAAAATTAGCCGCAGTCTAGTGCAATTAGGACGGGTTTGTATTATCATTAGGGACGGATCATTTGATTACGAGAAAAGACGGGATTATATAGGAGAAACCCGTCTGATTTTAAAGGTTAAAGGAGTTGTGACCAGATGAGCATTCGCATTGGTATTATGGGCTACGGCAACTTAGGCCGGGGCGTGGAATGCGCCATTCGCAACAGCGAGGACGCAGAACTTGTGGCGGTCTTTACCCGCCGCGATCCTAAGATGGTGGACATCCTTACGCCAAACGTACCGGTTTACTCCGTGGATCAAGCTATCTCTAAAAAGGATGATATCGACGTATTGATCCTGTGCGGCGGCAGCGCTACCGATCTGCCGGTTCAGACCCCGAAATTTGCCGAGTATTTTAACGTAGTGGATAGTTTCGACACCCACGCCAAAATCCCCGAGCATTTTGCAAACGTGGATGCCGCTGCAAAAAAAGGCGGTAAAGTAGGCGTTATCTCGGTGGGATGGGATCCCGGCATGTTCTCCCTCAACCGCCTGTACGCCAATGCAGTCCTGCCCAAGGGTCAGGATTATACCTTCTGGGGCAAAGGCGTCAGCCAGGGGCATTCCGATGCCATCCGCCGCATCGACGGCGTCAAAGATGCCCGGCAGTACACCATTCCCGTGGAGAGTGCCCTGGAGGCCGTGCGCAGCGGGGAGACACCGGAACTGACCACCCGCCAAAAACATACCCGCGAGTGCTTTGTAGTGGCCGAGGAGGGCGCTGATCTGGAGCGTATCGAACGGGAGATCAAGACCATGCCCAACTATTTTGCTGATTACGATACCACCGTCCATTTTATCACCGAAGAGGAAATGAAACGGGATCACAGCACACTGCCTCACGGAGGATTCGTCATCCGCAGCGGCAAGACTGGCTGGGATCTGGAACATACCCATATTATTGAATACAGCCTCAAGCTGGATTCCAATCCGGAATTTACGTCTTCGGTGATTCTGGCCTATGCCCGTGCAGCTTACCGCCTCAACCAGGAAGGCCAGAGCGGATGCAAGACGGCATTCGACATTGCGCCCGCTTATTTGAGCGCTCAGAGCGGTGAAGAGTTGCGCGCCCATCTCCTGTAGGAGGCAGGGCCTCCAGCCAAGACGCGCCCGTCGTCTGGATAGGGTAGGGAACTGTTTATCCCCGCGAAGATCGCGAAGATATATCCTGTCCTGGTCTTTGCCTGTAGGAGGCAGGGCCTCCAGCCAAGATGCGCCTTGGATTTTTGATCAGGCTGACACAATGTAAGAGAATCTTGTCCGGAACTTCGGCATGTACTAAAATTTCGTGCATGCCGAAGTTGTTTTTTGTCGAGAAATGTGGTATGGTTATCTGTAGAAGGGATCTGTGAACCCAAAGAAGTCTCTAAGGGCTAACGATTCCATATGATCTATTCTTTTTAGAAGTAAGAAAATAAGACCTGTTTCCTGATTCAGAAGGTTCCCCCTGATGAAAAAGGCGACGAGAGGACCATTGTGTCTAATTGCGCGCCTAAGGGCGCGTTTTTTTGTGCCGGAGACAGGAACAGAGGTGACCAAATGGCAAAACGGATCGCCCTAGTGGGCATCATCGTGGAGGACAGTGCGGCTGCCGAACGCATCAACAGCATCCTCCATGACTATGGAGAAAACATCATCGGCCGCATGGGGCTGCCCTATCGACAGAGGGGTGTGCATGTCATCAGCGTGGTAATGGACGCGGAAAATGATGTCATCAGCTCTATGGCGGGCAAGATTGGCAAAATCCCAGGCGTCAGTGTAAAGACGGTGTATCAGAAGGAAACACCAAGTGCCTGAAAAAGCAAATAAGGGAGGAAATTACATGTACGACAAACATTCCATGAAAGCCACCGAGTTCATCGACGATGGTGAAATTCTAGATACCATCGCCTGGGCGGAGGAAAACAAAGATAATTTAGAGCTCATCAACCGCATCATCGACAAGACCGATGATCTCAAGGGCCTGGACCATCGGGAGGCGGCGCTTCTTTTATGCAGCGACAATCCGGAAGCACTGCAGCGTATCTTTGACCAGGCTACCAAAATCAAGCAGGCCTTTTACGGCAACCGTATCGTTATGATGGCGCCGCTGTATCTCTCCAACTACTGCGTCAACGGCTGTACCTATTGCCCCTATCACCATCAAAACAGTACCATTGTCCGCAAGAAGCTGACCCAGGATGAAATCCGCAGGGAGGTTATCGCCCTTCAGGATATGGGCCACAAACGTCTGGCTCTGGAGACCGGTGAAGATCCGGTCAACTGCCCCATTGATTATGTATTGGAAAGCATCCAGACCATTTATTCCATCAAACATAAGAACGGCGCGATCCGCCGCGTCAATGTCAACATCGCCGCTACAACGGTGGAAAACTACCGGAAGCTTAAGGATGTGGGCATCGGCACCTATGTGCTGTTCCAGGAGACCTACAATAAAGAACAGTATGAACTGCTGCATCCCACAGGCCCCAAGCACAATTATAATTACCACACCGAGGCCATGGACCGGGCTATGGAAGGCGGAATCGACGATGTGGGCTGTGGCGTGCTGTTTGGATTGAATTTGTACAAATATGACTTTGTGGGCCTTTTGATGCATGCTGAACATCTGGAAGCTGTCCATGGAGTAGGCCCCCACACCATCAGCGTACCCCGTCTGCGGGACGCCGACGATGTGGACGCTTCGGAGTTTAAAAACGGAATTTCCGACGAACTGTTCCAGAAAATCGTGGCTATCTTGCGTATCGCCGTGCCTTATACCGGCATCATCGTCTCCAGCCGGGAATCCCCGAAGACCAGGGAAATGGTGCTCAAATACGGCGTCTCCCAGATCAGCGGCGGATCCCGTACCACGGTAGGGGGTTATACCGTCACCCGGGAGGAGGCGGAAAATTCCGCCCAGTTTGAAGTCAGCGACGTACGTACTCTGGATGAAGTGGTCAATTGGCTGCTGCGCACCGGTCATATCCCGAGCTTCTGCACCGCCTGCTACCGGGAAGGACGTACCGGCGACCGGTTTATGACGCTGGTCAAATCCGGCCAGATCCGGAATTGCTGCCTGCCCAATGCCCTCATGACCCTTAAGGAATACGCCGAAGACTACGCAAGCCCGGATACCTATCGCCTGGCCATCGACATGATCAAGAAGGAAGCTGAAGACATCCCCAACCAAAAGGTGAGGAGCAAAGTGTATGAGCATCTCAACGATATCGACGGCGGTATGCGGGATTTCCGTTTCTGATGGGGGACAGGGAACTGCAATGGCATCAGAGGGATGAGGGGGCAGAAAAGTGAAGAAAGAGAAGTCCGGTCTGTCGGCCGGACGATGGACCGGCAGTGCTGGATTTGTCATGGCGTCGGCCGGCGCGGCAGTTGGCATGGGGAACCTCTGGCGCTTTCCCACGATGGTGGGACAAAATGGAGGCGGCGCCTTTGTGGCGGTGTATCTCATCTGCGTCTGTGCGATCGGAATCCCCATGCTGATCGCAGAGATCGCTGTAGGACGGCACGGCAAAAAGAATGCCTTTCAAAGTTACCGCAGTGTCAATAAGAAGTGGGGCGGTGTAGGCATTTTGGCCATCTTTACAAGCCTGGTGGGACTGTCTTATTATACAGTGCTGGGCGGATGGATCCTGCGGTATATCCTCCAGTCCTTTCAAGGGCTGGGTGGAGACTCGGCGGAATTCTTCGGGACCTTTACCGCTTCAGCCCCGCAGCAGATTTTGTTTTACATCGTCTATATGGCCATCACCCTGCTGATTGTCATGAAGGGGGTGGCACGGGGGATCGAAAAGGCCTGTAAGGTTATGATGCCTCTGCTGTTTGTATTTCTGGTATTTCTGGCCATCCGGTCGTGTACGTTGCCGGGAGCATCGGCCGGCATCGAGTTTTTCCTCAAGCCGGATTTCTCCAAACTGACGCCACAGGCATGGATCATGGCGCTTGGACAGGTATTTTTCTCCCTGTCCATCGGCGCAGGGGCCGGTACGACCTATGGATCCTATCTCTCCAAGAAGGAGAACATCGCCAAAGACGCCGTCATTATCGCAGGATTTGACACTTTGGCTGCCCTTCTGGCCGGACTGGCCATTTTACCAGCGGTGTTCTCAGTAGGGCAAAACCCTGAGATGGGCCCCAGTCTGATTTTCGTTGTGTTGCCCCAGGTGTTCGGAAGCCTGCCGGGAGGACAAATTTTTGCCATTCTGTTCTTCCTGTTGGTTCTGTTTGCCTCGGTGACCACCACCATCGCCTTTTTGGAGGTAGTGGTAGCGTTTGCCCAGCAATCCCTTAAGATGTCCAGGAAAAAGGCAAGCCTTGTATGTGCGGGACTTGCTACTCTGTTGGGGATCCCTTCGGCCCTCAGCTTTGGGGTATGGGAACACGTCAAGGTATTTGGCAAGACATTCTTTGAGCTGGCCGATTACTGTGTCTCCAATTTGTTTTTGCCCGTATCTGCGATTTTGACCTGCATCTTCATCGGATGGGTATGGAAAAGCAAAAATGCAGTGCATGAAATTACAAACGAAGGCAGCATCAAAATGAGGCTTGCAAAACCATGGGCCTATTGGGTTCAGTTTGCCTTGCCCATACTGATCCTATTGATTCTGCTGACTTCTATTGGATTGTTTTAGCCGAAAACCCCCTTTTTTCTCTCTGCAGAAAAGAGGGGGTTTGTTGCGTAAAGGAAGGAAAAAGGAGACATAAAAGAGATAAAAAGAAAGCGGCCCGGATAGCTGTTATTATAAATAGGTAAAAAGCAAGGGAAAATACAGGAAAAAGGGAAGATTTGCCAAACGGCATCTTTTAGATCAAATTGGTACATAGGCAGAGAGAGGACAGAGCAGTTAAAAAGGCTGGGAGAAATGGGATAATGCTCTGAAAAAGACAGGAAAAATCAGCAAGGATTGCCTTTTTCTTTTTTGATTCGTGCCGCTTTTATCAGCTAAATAACTAAATAAAAAGAAAACAAATACAAAATCTTGCATTTTTAAATATTGCTAGTATAATAGGGAAGTGCTTTTGAAAAATGGGAAAGAAGGGCGATTGTTTATGGAAGGTTATCAGTTTCTATTTGATCTGGCGCTCATTCTGCTGAGCACCAAATTACTGGGTCTGTTGACCAAGAAGTTCCAGATGCCCCAGGTGGTGGGTGCACTGCTGGCGGGCCTCGTTCTTGGCCCGGCGCTCCTGGGTCTCATCAAGGAAACCGACTTTATTCACAGCACTGCTGAAATAGGCGTTATTGTTCTGATGTTCTGCGCCGGTATGGAAACCGACGTCAAGGAACTCAAAAAGAGCGGTAAAGCATCCTTTGTCATCGCTCTGATCGGCGTTATTGTACCGCTGATCGGCGGATTCGGCGTGGCGTATTTCTTCAACCAGCCCGGCGTCATTGAATCGGATGCCTCGGGCAGTATCCTGCTCCAGAATATCTTCATCGGCATTATTCTCACGGCTACTTCGGTGAGCATCTCGGTTGAAACCTTAAAGGAATTGGGCAAGCTCAAAACCCGTTCGGGCAACGCCATCTTAGGGGCCGCCATCATCGACGATATTTTAGGTATCATCGGACTTACTGTTATCACCAGTATGGCGGATACCTCGGTCAACATCTGGATCGTGCTGCTGAGAATCGTAGGGTTTTTCGCCTTTGCGGCCGTGGTTGGATTCCTGGTGTATCAGGGATACAAAAAATGGGGTACCGGTTCCCCCAAGGGCATGCATCGTTATGTGATCATTGCATTTGCCTTCTGCCTTTTGATGTCCTATATCTCCGAGGTAGCTTTCGGCGTGGCGGATATTACAGGCGCTTTCGCCGCTGGCTTGATTGTATCCTTTACGCAGAAGACACAGTATCTGGCTTCTAAATTTGACGTTTTGTCTTACGCCTATCTTTCCCCCATCTTCTTTGCCAGTATCGGCTTGCAGGTGGAGTTGCCGTCCATGAGCCTGATGGTCGTGTTGTTCTCGGTGGTACTGGTTATTGTAGCCATCCTTACCAAGGTGATTGGCTGCGGATTGGGTGCAAAAATGTGCGGCTATCAAAATTACCAGTGTAAACGGATTGGCGTAGGTATGATCTCCCGCGGCGAGGTAGCACTTATTGTGGCCAGCAAGGGTGCCGCTATTGGACTGTTGGGATCCAACTTCCTGGGACCGGTGGTATTGGTGGTAATTATTACGACGATTATTACACCTATTCTTCTGAAGATCGTCTTTAAGAAGGTACCGGATCAGGCTATCCCCGCCGATACCAGTTTTGCCGGCAACTACGAGCAGCTCAATAAACTGCGCGCCGGATCTGAACTTCAGGATTACTTAAAACGAGAGGCCGAAGAAAAAGAGAACGGAAATAAGTAGGCCTATTGAAGAATCAGAAAGATAAAAAAGCGTTCGGACAGTTAACGTCCGGACGCTTTTGATTTATAGTCTGCGATGTATGGTCTGGATAAAGTTTCCCGATACGCCCTACGGCCGATCCTGAGGAGAAGAAGTCTTATTTTCTTCCGAGTTTGCAGGCTGTTCTTCTTTTTTCTCCCGATGGAAAAGTTCCCGGATCCCCAATAGGAATAACCCTACTGCCAGCACTTTGCGAAGCATATCCCCGCCTAAGACATTAGCAAGAAGGGTGCCTCCCACTGCGCCTATGAATCCCACCAAAGCGATGGGCAGCGCAGTTTTCCAGTCTACGAGTTTCTTACGGGCGTAGAGGATCAGGGATAAGGCGGCGATGGGCAGAAAAAACACTAAATTGATGCCTTGGGCGGCTAACTGTTCCACTCCGGCGAACAGGGTGAGGTACAACAGAAAGACGCTTCCCCCACCGAGCCCCATGGAACCTGCCATTCCGGAGAGGAAGGCGGCGATGGAACCCCATATCATGTTCATTGAAACATCAACCTCCATGCCGCCCAGAGTAGAAAGACGCCGAAGATCCGCCTGAGCCATTTTGCCTGGATGCGGGGAAGAACCCATGTGCCGACCAAAGCCCCGACAATACCCAGAGGGAGATAAGGAAGGGCATCCCCTAGCGACATACGATCCTGAAAGAGGTAAAGACCGGCGCTGAGTACACTCAAAGGGAAAATGATGGCCAAGGAGGTGGCATGAGCTTTATGAGTGGGCAATCCACTGGCGTTTAATAAAGGAACTGCCAACATTCCCCCGCCAGCTCCCAACAGACCATTGATGAGTCCGACCCCCAATCCGCCGATCCAGCTCCAGATTTTTTTCTTTTTTGGCGCCTCTTTTGGCATGAGATCCCCACCGTCCTTACAGGCTTTTCCACTAGTATGGGCAGAAAAAGCCAATCCTATCCAAAAGGGGACAGAGTCCACGTCTAATCCGTGCGCGGGAACCGTAGAGAATGGAAAACGGCATGTCCCGCGGTTGGGGCGTGTCATGGATATAGAGGAAAAGGGATCGTGTCCAAAACAGAACCGATTCCCACTCGGCAAAAGAGCGAAGTGGGCGGACAGAGTCCGCAGCCAATTCGCGCGTGGGGATCGTAGAGAATGGAAAACGGTATGTCCCGCGGTTGGGGCGTGTCATGGATATAGAGGAAAAGGAACCGTGTCCAAAACAGAACCGATTCCTACTCGGCAAAAGAGCGAAGTGGGCGGACAGAGTCCGCAGCCAATTCGCGCGTGGGGATCGTAAAGAATGGAAAACGGCATGTCCCGCGGTTGGGGCGTGTCATGGATATA
This genomic window contains:
- a CDS encoding diaminopimelate dehydrogenase, with protein sequence MSIRIGIMGYGNLGRGVECAIRNSEDAELVAVFTRRDPKMVDILTPNVPVYSVDQAISKKDDIDVLILCGGSATDLPVQTPKFAEYFNVVDSFDTHAKIPEHFANVDAAAKKGGKVGVISVGWDPGMFSLNRLYANAVLPKGQDYTFWGKGVSQGHSDAIRRIDGVKDARQYTIPVESALEAVRSGETPELTTRQKHTRECFVVAEEGADLERIEREIKTMPNYFADYDTTVHFITEEEMKRDHSTLPHGGFVIRSGKTGWDLEHTHIIEYSLKLDSNPEFTSSVILAYARAAYRLNQEGQSGCKTAFDIAPAYLSAQSGEELRAHLL
- a CDS encoding TM1266 family iron-only hydrogenase system putative regulator, whose product is MAKRIALVGIIVEDSAAAERINSILHDYGENIIGRMGLPYRQRGVHVISVVMDAENDVISSMAGKIGKIPGVSVKTVYQKETPSA
- the hydG gene encoding [FeFe] hydrogenase H-cluster radical SAM maturase HydG, giving the protein MYDKHSMKATEFIDDGEILDTIAWAEENKDNLELINRIIDKTDDLKGLDHREAALLLCSDNPEALQRIFDQATKIKQAFYGNRIVMMAPLYLSNYCVNGCTYCPYHHQNSTIVRKKLTQDEIRREVIALQDMGHKRLALETGEDPVNCPIDYVLESIQTIYSIKHKNGAIRRVNVNIAATTVENYRKLKDVGIGTYVLFQETYNKEQYELLHPTGPKHNYNYHTEAMDRAMEGGIDDVGCGVLFGLNLYKYDFVGLLMHAEHLEAVHGVGPHTISVPRLRDADDVDASEFKNGISDELFQKIVAILRIAVPYTGIIVSSRESPKTREMVLKYGVSQISGGSRTTVGGYTVTREEAENSAQFEVSDVRTLDEVVNWLLRTGHIPSFCTACYREGRTGDRFMTLVKSGQIRNCCLPNALMTLKEYAEDYASPDTYRLAIDMIKKEAEDIPNQKVRSKVYEHLNDIDGGMRDFRF
- a CDS encoding sodium-dependent transporter; translation: MKKEKSGLSAGRWTGSAGFVMASAGAAVGMGNLWRFPTMVGQNGGGAFVAVYLICVCAIGIPMLIAEIAVGRHGKKNAFQSYRSVNKKWGGVGILAIFTSLVGLSYYTVLGGWILRYILQSFQGLGGDSAEFFGTFTASAPQQILFYIVYMAITLLIVMKGVARGIEKACKVMMPLLFVFLVFLAIRSCTLPGASAGIEFFLKPDFSKLTPQAWIMALGQVFFSLSIGAGAGTTYGSYLSKKENIAKDAVIIAGFDTLAALLAGLAILPAVFSVGQNPEMGPSLIFVVLPQVFGSLPGGQIFAILFFLLVLFASVTTTIAFLEVVVAFAQQSLKMSRKKASLVCAGLATLLGIPSALSFGVWEHVKVFGKTFFELADYCVSNLFLPVSAILTCIFIGWVWKSKNAVHEITNEGSIKMRLAKPWAYWVQFALPILILLILLTSIGLF
- a CDS encoding cation:proton antiporter, translating into MEGYQFLFDLALILLSTKLLGLLTKKFQMPQVVGALLAGLVLGPALLGLIKETDFIHSTAEIGVIVLMFCAGMETDVKELKKSGKASFVIALIGVIVPLIGGFGVAYFFNQPGVIESDASGSILLQNIFIGIILTATSVSISVETLKELGKLKTRSGNAILGAAIIDDILGIIGLTVITSMADTSVNIWIVLLRIVGFFAFAAVVGFLVYQGYKKWGTGSPKGMHRYVIIAFAFCLLMSYISEVAFGVADITGAFAAGLIVSFTQKTQYLASKFDVLSYAYLSPIFFASIGLQVELPSMSLMVVLFSVVLVIVAILTKVIGCGLGAKMCGYQNYQCKRIGVGMISRGEVALIVASKGAAIGLLGSNFLGPVVLVVIITTIITPILLKIVFKKVPDQAIPADTSFAGNYEQLNKLRAGSELQDYLKREAEEKENGNK
- a CDS encoding sulfite exporter TauE/SafE family protein, which encodes MNMIWGSIAAFLSGMAGSMGLGGGSVFLLYLTLFAGVEQLAAQGINLVFFLPIAALSLILYARKKLVDWKTALPIALVGFIGAVGGTLLANVLGGDMLRKVLAVGLFLLGIRELFHREKKEEQPANSEENKTSSPQDRP
- a CDS encoding sulfite exporter TauE/SafE family protein — protein: MPKEAPKKKKIWSWIGGLGVGLINGLLGAGGGMLAVPLLNASGLPTHKAHATSLAIIFPLSVLSAGLYLFQDRMSLGDALPYLPLGIVGALVGTWVLPRIQAKWLRRIFGVFLLWAAWRLMFQ